One window of the Eucalyptus grandis isolate ANBG69807.140 chromosome 6, ASM1654582v1, whole genome shotgun sequence genome contains the following:
- the LOC120294288 gene encoding uncharacterized protein LOC120294288, which produces MLISCSVHENSSFGCSLLLVIVAILNAMLIRATGQSLQKAYAQHLEALDLFKLSEESGMLPSGDIAALVYLWNPFTIVACVGLLTSPIENLAILLAFYGACKGLVPLAAFGWVLATHMSLYPAILIIPIILFLGYGPDAPPRKLFLQRSYRTCGSRSKVLLSSLLLLYSPIQNASNSLIDCVIGLAELSEW; this is translated from the exons ATGTTGATAAGTTGCTCAGTCCATGAGAACAGCTCTTTTGGTTGTAGTCTACTTCTTGTGATTGTAGCTATTCTCAATGCAATGCTTATTCGTGCAACTGGTCAGAGTCTGCAGAAGGCGTATGCCCAGCATCTGGAAGCTCTTGATCTTTTCAAGTTGTCAGAAGAATCAG GGATGTTACCATCAGGAGACATTGCAGCCCTGGTCTATCTGTGGAACCCTTTCACAATAGTTGCATGTGTGGGTCTATTGACATCccctattgaaaatttggcAATCCTATTAGCCTTTTATGGTGCTTGTAAAG GACTGGTTCCCTTGGCAGCTTTTGGATGGGTCTTGGCTACTCACATGTCTCTTTATCCGGCAATACTTATAATTCCA ATTATTCTCTTCTTGGGGTATGGTCCAGATGCTCCTCCTAGAAAATTGTTCCTACAAAGGAGCTACAGGACATGTGGAAGTCGCTCCAAAGTCTTGCTTTCATCACTGCTGCTACTTTATTCTCCCATACAAAATGCAAGCAATTCAttaattgattgtgtaattggACTTGCAGAGTTGTCGGAATGGTGA
- the LOC120294606 gene encoding DExH-box ATP-dependent RNA helicase DExH8-like — translation MGTSFSSVSKPSPCITENGDADPTLLIQLFPFADEGEILILDDTNFHFTSNIARNYDPLRMTATTSLLESSIFDPSLIDVKIMWGLHHPYHTIIGKSAESQVLWKSVKCVLWFHDFEIYGYGKNLEGQRSFLKNSFEYLVIRLLADALYEVPVILTMNNLRFSQLRVEKLGRSSFFFLSGSFPFDEQCFGKLSDCIPSKNPMVVSKSISYVFRMCPPADVVSDDFQAGKDQGFSRAATHEV, via the exons ATGGGCACGTCATTTTCGTCAGTGAGTAAGCCAAGTCCATGCATCACAGAAAATGGTGATGCCGACCCAACATTACTTATtcagttatttccttttgctgATGAAGGGGAAATTCTCATCTTGGACGACACCAACTTTCATTTTACCTCCAACATTGCCCGCAATTATGATCCTTTAAGAATGACCGCCACCACATCTCTTCTTGAATCCTCCATATTCGACCCGTCATTGATTGATGTCAAGATTATGTGGGGACTCCATCACCCATACCATACCATCATAGGGAAATCTGCGGAGAGCCAAGTTCTGTGGAAGTCAGTAAAATGCGTCTTGTGGTTCcatgattttgaaatttatggATATGGAAAAAATTTGGAGGGACAGAGAAGTTTTTTGAAGAACTCCTTCGAGTATTTGGTGATTCGGTTACTTGCCGATGCTTTATATGAAGTGCCGGTTATTCTTACCATGAATAACCTTAGGTTTTCACAACTGCGG GTGGAGAAGCTGGGAAGGAGCAGCTTCTTCTTTCTCAGTGGGTCATTTCCTTTCGATGAGCAGTGCTTTGGGAAATTGTCAGATTGCATACCCTCCAAGAATCCGATGGTGGTATCCAAGTCCATCTCGTATGTTTTTCGCATGTGCCCTCCTGCCGATGTCGTATCGGATGATTTCCAAGCAGGAAAGGATCAAGGTTTCTCGAGAGCTGCAACCCACGAGGTGTAA